One segment of Panicum virgatum strain AP13 chromosome 1K, P.virgatum_v5, whole genome shotgun sequence DNA contains the following:
- the LOC120706937 gene encoding uncharacterized protein LOC120706937 isoform X1, with protein MAATFRLLILLLIVVVPPFVRAARDADAVVSRIAFGSCANQSAPQPIWDAVVAFDPQVFVWLGDNVYGDNKRPFRVFGKERTVGPWKNVPRFYPSTEQELRRRYQLAKAKPGYASLRERAQVIGTWDDHDYGLNDAGKEFSGKVFTQRLLLDFLDEAEDSKRRKQAGVYTSHMFGPEGKRVKVILLDTRYHRDPLLSDGTILGDPQWQWLERELHGPQSEITVIGSSIQVLSNLSATTGPLFYVESWARFPRERERLFRLIESSKRNGVIFVSGDVHFGEIARFDCGVQYPLYDVTSSGLTQSVDNSVPIVFQPIMRLLAVLAPTTMRVLNPNCLYKSCTTGQPNFGAIEIDWNALPPRIKLELRDVEGRSVHSVEFPISELQPSGALAMKKQEHAFQRHCTLETELPWLTQYWLALLFFGTIAVFIIAVVLLAITCLSSILTCSKKTKKE; from the exons ATGGCTGCCACCTTCCGCCTGCTGatcctcctcctcatcgtcgTCGTGCCCCCCTtcgtccgcgccgcccgcgacgccgacgccgtggTGTCCAGGATCGCCTTCGGCTCCTGCGCCAACCAGAGCGCGCCCCAG CCCATTTGGGACGCCGTCGTGGCGTTCGACCCGCAGGTGTTCGTCTGGCTCGGGGACAACGTCTACGGCGACAACAAGCGCCCGTTCCGGGTGTTCGGGAAGGAGCGCACCGTCGGGCCCTGGAAGAACGTGCCACGGTTCTACCCCTCCACCGAGCAGGAGCTGCGGAGGCGGTACCAGCTTGCCAAGGCGAAGCCCGGGTATGCCAGCCTCAGGGAGAGGGCTCAG GTTATTGGAACATGGGATGACCATGATTATGGATTGAATGATGCAGGAAAAGAATTTAGTGGGAAAGTGTTTACTCAGAGGCTTCTGCTAGATTTCTTGGATGAAGCTGAAGACAGTAAACG GAGGAAACAAGCTGGTGTTTATACCTCACATATGTTTGGCCCTGAAGGAAAACGAGTGAAG GTAATCTTGTTGGATACCAGATATCACAGAGACCCACTATTAAGTGATGGAACTATTCTGGGAGATCCTCAGTGGCAGTGGCTGGAGAGGGAACTTCATGGTCCTCAATCAGAGATCACTGTCATCGGATCTTCTATCCAG GTACTGTCTAATCTTTCTGCTACAACTGGACCTTTGTTCTATGTGGAGTCCTGGGCACGCTTTccaagggagagagaaaggctGTTCAGATTGATTGAGAGCAGTA AGAGAAATGGAGTGATATTTGTTAGTGGTGATGTTCATTTTGGAGAAATTGCTAGATTCGACTGTGGAGTTCAATATCCATTGTATGATGTTACTTCAAGTGGTCTTACCCAGTCTGTTGACAATTCTGTGCCAATAGTCTTTCAACCTATTATGAGACTTCTGGCAGTATTAGCGCCAACTACCATGCGAGTCCTAAACCCTAACTGCCTGTATAAATCATGTACTACAG GCCAACCAAATTTTGGAGCAATTGAAATTGATTGGAATGCTTTACCTCCGCGGATTAAACTTGAACTGAGAGATGTAGAGGGCCGTTCTGTTCATAGTGTGGAGTTCCCTATATCTGAACTGCAGCCATCAGGTGCGCTTGCAATGAAGAAGCAAGAACATGCTTTCCAACGGCACTGTACTCTGGAGACAGAGCTTCCATGGCTGACACAATACTGGCTCGCTCTGCTGTTCTTTGGTACCATAGCTG TTTTTATCATAGCCGTGGTGCTGCTAGCAATCACCTGCTTGTCAAGTATCCTTACGTGCAGTAAAAAGACCAAGAAAGAATAG
- the LOC120706937 gene encoding uncharacterized protein LOC120706937 isoform X3, with protein MAATFRLLILLLIVVVPPFVRAARDADAVVSRIAFGSCANQSAPQPIWDAVVAFDPQVFVWLGDNVYGDNKRPFRVFGKERTVGPWKNVPRFYPSTEQELRRRYQLAKAKPGYASLRERAQVILLDTRYHRDPLLSDGTILGDPQWQWLERELHGPQSEITVIGSSIQVLSNLSATTGPLFYVESWARFPRERERLFRLIESSKRNGVIFVSGDVHFGEIARFDCGVQYPLYDVTSSGLTQSVDNSVPIVFQPIMRLLAVLAPTTMRVLNPNCLYKSCTTGQPNFGAIEIDWNALPPRIKLELRDVEGRSVHSVEFPISELQPSGALAMKKQEHAFQRHCTLETELPWLTQYWLALLFFGTIAVFIIAVVLLAITCLSSILTCSKKTKKE; from the exons ATGGCTGCCACCTTCCGCCTGCTGatcctcctcctcatcgtcgTCGTGCCCCCCTtcgtccgcgccgcccgcgacgccgacgccgtggTGTCCAGGATCGCCTTCGGCTCCTGCGCCAACCAGAGCGCGCCCCAG CCCATTTGGGACGCCGTCGTGGCGTTCGACCCGCAGGTGTTCGTCTGGCTCGGGGACAACGTCTACGGCGACAACAAGCGCCCGTTCCGGGTGTTCGGGAAGGAGCGCACCGTCGGGCCCTGGAAGAACGTGCCACGGTTCTACCCCTCCACCGAGCAGGAGCTGCGGAGGCGGTACCAGCTTGCCAAGGCGAAGCCCGGGTATGCCAGCCTCAGGGAGAGGGCTCAG GTAATCTTGTTGGATACCAGATATCACAGAGACCCACTATTAAGTGATGGAACTATTCTGGGAGATCCTCAGTGGCAGTGGCTGGAGAGGGAACTTCATGGTCCTCAATCAGAGATCACTGTCATCGGATCTTCTATCCAG GTACTGTCTAATCTTTCTGCTACAACTGGACCTTTGTTCTATGTGGAGTCCTGGGCACGCTTTccaagggagagagaaaggctGTTCAGATTGATTGAGAGCAGTA AGAGAAATGGAGTGATATTTGTTAGTGGTGATGTTCATTTTGGAGAAATTGCTAGATTCGACTGTGGAGTTCAATATCCATTGTATGATGTTACTTCAAGTGGTCTTACCCAGTCTGTTGACAATTCTGTGCCAATAGTCTTTCAACCTATTATGAGACTTCTGGCAGTATTAGCGCCAACTACCATGCGAGTCCTAAACCCTAACTGCCTGTATAAATCATGTACTACAG GCCAACCAAATTTTGGAGCAATTGAAATTGATTGGAATGCTTTACCTCCGCGGATTAAACTTGAACTGAGAGATGTAGAGGGCCGTTCTGTTCATAGTGTGGAGTTCCCTATATCTGAACTGCAGCCATCAGGTGCGCTTGCAATGAAGAAGCAAGAACATGCTTTCCAACGGCACTGTACTCTGGAGACAGAGCTTCCATGGCTGACACAATACTGGCTCGCTCTGCTGTTCTTTGGTACCATAGCTG TTTTTATCATAGCCGTGGTGCTGCTAGCAATCACCTGCTTGTCAAGTATCCTTACGTGCAGTAAAAAGACCAAGAAAGAATAG
- the LOC120706937 gene encoding uncharacterized protein LOC120706937 isoform X2 has protein sequence MAATFRLLILLLIVVVPPFVRAARDADAVVSRIAFGSCANQSAPQPIWDAVVAFDPQVFVWLGDNVYGDNKRPFRVFGKERTVGPWKNVPRFYPSTEQELRRRYQLAKAKPGYASLRERAQVIGTWDDHDYGLNDAGKEFSGKVFTQRLLLDFLDEAEDSKRRKQAGVYTSHMFGPEGKRVKVILLDTRYHRDPLLSDGTILGDPQWQWLERELHGPQSEITVIGSSIQRNGVIFVSGDVHFGEIARFDCGVQYPLYDVTSSGLTQSVDNSVPIVFQPIMRLLAVLAPTTMRVLNPNCLYKSCTTGQPNFGAIEIDWNALPPRIKLELRDVEGRSVHSVEFPISELQPSGALAMKKQEHAFQRHCTLETELPWLTQYWLALLFFGTIAVFIIAVVLLAITCLSSILTCSKKTKKE, from the exons ATGGCTGCCACCTTCCGCCTGCTGatcctcctcctcatcgtcgTCGTGCCCCCCTtcgtccgcgccgcccgcgacgccgacgccgtggTGTCCAGGATCGCCTTCGGCTCCTGCGCCAACCAGAGCGCGCCCCAG CCCATTTGGGACGCCGTCGTGGCGTTCGACCCGCAGGTGTTCGTCTGGCTCGGGGACAACGTCTACGGCGACAACAAGCGCCCGTTCCGGGTGTTCGGGAAGGAGCGCACCGTCGGGCCCTGGAAGAACGTGCCACGGTTCTACCCCTCCACCGAGCAGGAGCTGCGGAGGCGGTACCAGCTTGCCAAGGCGAAGCCCGGGTATGCCAGCCTCAGGGAGAGGGCTCAG GTTATTGGAACATGGGATGACCATGATTATGGATTGAATGATGCAGGAAAAGAATTTAGTGGGAAAGTGTTTACTCAGAGGCTTCTGCTAGATTTCTTGGATGAAGCTGAAGACAGTAAACG GAGGAAACAAGCTGGTGTTTATACCTCACATATGTTTGGCCCTGAAGGAAAACGAGTGAAG GTAATCTTGTTGGATACCAGATATCACAGAGACCCACTATTAAGTGATGGAACTATTCTGGGAGATCCTCAGTGGCAGTGGCTGGAGAGGGAACTTCATGGTCCTCAATCAGAGATCACTGTCATCGGATCTTCTATCCAG AGAAATGGAGTGATATTTGTTAGTGGTGATGTTCATTTTGGAGAAATTGCTAGATTCGACTGTGGAGTTCAATATCCATTGTATGATGTTACTTCAAGTGGTCTTACCCAGTCTGTTGACAATTCTGTGCCAATAGTCTTTCAACCTATTATGAGACTTCTGGCAGTATTAGCGCCAACTACCATGCGAGTCCTAAACCCTAACTGCCTGTATAAATCATGTACTACAG GCCAACCAAATTTTGGAGCAATTGAAATTGATTGGAATGCTTTACCTCCGCGGATTAAACTTGAACTGAGAGATGTAGAGGGCCGTTCTGTTCATAGTGTGGAGTTCCCTATATCTGAACTGCAGCCATCAGGTGCGCTTGCAATGAAGAAGCAAGAACATGCTTTCCAACGGCACTGTACTCTGGAGACAGAGCTTCCATGGCTGACACAATACTGGCTCGCTCTGCTGTTCTTTGGTACCATAGCTG TTTTTATCATAGCCGTGGTGCTGCTAGCAATCACCTGCTTGTCAAGTATCCTTACGTGCAGTAAAAAGACCAAGAAAGAATAG
- the LOC120706926 gene encoding armadillo repeat-containing protein LFR-like isoform X1 has protein sequence MQKQTGKSGGSGGGTPAKRGRPLGSATGSGAAAAAAAAAVGDPGAPAALVGPSLQVLSALSDQNNKRIVLALQSGLKSEILWALNALTVLSFKEKDDIRRDTTPLTKVPGLLDALLQVIDEWRDIAMPKDHLKPPRVRTLGANTTLSGFGQENMEKVYSDTGTASNDQSKTEESSVSKKRTASFWFDEDGLFNNDDEGRAERQQCAIAASNIIRNFSFMPENETIMVQHRHCLETVFQCLEDQNREDDELITNMLETLVNLAPVLDLRIFSSSKPSFIKMTEKGAVHAIMGMLSSSVKPWHCAAAELIGRLIINPDNESFLLPVIPQMHTKMLAQMDLISRLLMLCYLFLGCLAVILTSRCLIQIYKRLVDLLSVPAYDAQAAAVSALYNVAEVNMDCRLKLASERWAVDRLLKTVKMPHPVPEVCRKTSMILESLVSEPQNRMHLLVHENTFAEILMTEGKYSDTFARILYELTARPSNKVTSGHAIWGNIN, from the exons ATGCAGAAACAGACGGGCAAGTCCGGCGGGAGCGGAGGCGGCACGCCGGCGAAGCGCGGCCGCCCGTTAGGTAGCGCCACCGGCAGCGGAGCCGCGGCCGcagccgctgcggcggcggtcggcgaccCCGGGGCGCCCGCCGCGCTGGTCGGGCCGTCCCTCCAAGTCCTCTCGGCCCTGTCAG ATCAGAACAATAAAAGAATTGTCCTTGCATTGCAAAGTGGGTTGAAGTCAGAGATACTGTGGGCACTGAATGCCCTTACAGTACTCTCATTTAAGGAGAAGGATGACATCCGACGAGATACAACACCTCTTACTAAAGTTCCTGGTCTCTTAGATGCTCTTCTTCAAGTT ATTGATGAATGGAGAGATATTGCAATGCCTAAGGACCATCTGAAACCACCCAGAGTAAGAACTTTGGGTGCCAACACAACACTCTCTGGCTTTGGTCAAGAGAACATGGAAAAAGTCTACTCGGACACTGGCAC TGCCTCTAATGATCAATCGAAGACTGAGGAGTCAAGTGTCTCGAAGAAGCGCACTGCAAGCTTTTGGTTTGATGAGGATGGCCTGTTTAACAACGATGATGAAGGGAGGGCAGAAAGGCAGCAGTGCGCTATTGCAGCCTCCAATATTATCCGTAATTTCTCTTTTATGCCAGAAAATGAGACTATCATGGTTCAACATAGGCATTGCTTGGAGACTGTATTTCAGTGCTTAGAAGACCAGAATAGAG AAGATGACGAGCTCATAACAAACATGCTGGAGACCCTTGTCAATTTAGCACCTGTGTTGGACTTGAGAATCTTCAGCTCATCGAAGCCATCTTTCATTAAAATGAC TGAAAAAGGTGCAGTTCATGCCATAATGGGTATGCTTTCATCCTCAGTAAAGCCATGGCACTGTGCTGCTGCTGAATTGATTGGGCGTCTGATAATAAATCCAGACAATGAGTCATTTCTTCTTCCTGTCATTCCACAG ATGCATACAAAAATGTTGGCCCAAATGGATCTAATTTCTCGGTTATTAATGTTATGCTATCTTTTTCTCGGCTGTTTAGCTGTCATACTTACATCGCGTTGCTTGATACAGATATACAAACGGCTAGTTGACCTCTTGAGTGTGCCAGCATATGATGCACAAGCTGCTGCTGTTAGCGCACTCTACAATGTAGCCGAAGTGAATATGGATTGCAGGCTAAAGCTTGCCAGTGAGAGATG GGCTGTTGACAGACTCCTGAAGACTGTGAAGATGCCGCATCCTGTGCCTGAGGTCTGCAGGAAGACGTCGATGATACTGGAGAGCCTCGTTTCCGAGCCTCAAAACAGGATGCACCTCCTTGTACACGAGAACACCTTTGCTGAGATCCTGATGACAGAAGGGAAATACTCCGACACCTTTGCTCGGATCCTGTATGAACTGACTGCAAGGCCGAGCAACAAGGTGACATCGGGCCATGCAATCTGGGGAAACATAAACTGA
- the LOC120706926 gene encoding armadillo repeat-containing protein LFR-like isoform X2, with amino-acid sequence MQKQTGKSGGSGGGTPAKRGRPLGSATGSGAAAAAAAAAVGDPGAPAALVGPSLQVLSALSDQNNKRIVLALQSGLKSEILWALNALTVLSFKEKDDIRRDTTPLTKVPGLLDALLQVIDEWRDIAMPKDHLKPPRVRTLGANTTLSGFGQENMEKVYSDTGTASNDQSKTEESSVSKKRTASFWFDEDGLFNNDDEGRAERQQCAIAASNIIRNFSFMPENETIMVQHRHCLETVFQCLEDQNREDDELITNMLETLVNLAPVLDLRIFSSSKPSFIKMTEKGAVHAIMGMLSSSVKPWHCAAAELIGRLIINPDNESFLLPVIPQIYKRLVDLLSVPAYDAQAAAVSALYNVAEVNMDCRLKLASERWAVDRLLKTVKMPHPVPEVCRKTSMILESLVSEPQNRMHLLVHENTFAEILMTEGKYSDTFARILYELTARPSNKVTSGHAIWGNIN; translated from the exons ATGCAGAAACAGACGGGCAAGTCCGGCGGGAGCGGAGGCGGCACGCCGGCGAAGCGCGGCCGCCCGTTAGGTAGCGCCACCGGCAGCGGAGCCGCGGCCGcagccgctgcggcggcggtcggcgaccCCGGGGCGCCCGCCGCGCTGGTCGGGCCGTCCCTCCAAGTCCTCTCGGCCCTGTCAG ATCAGAACAATAAAAGAATTGTCCTTGCATTGCAAAGTGGGTTGAAGTCAGAGATACTGTGGGCACTGAATGCCCTTACAGTACTCTCATTTAAGGAGAAGGATGACATCCGACGAGATACAACACCTCTTACTAAAGTTCCTGGTCTCTTAGATGCTCTTCTTCAAGTT ATTGATGAATGGAGAGATATTGCAATGCCTAAGGACCATCTGAAACCACCCAGAGTAAGAACTTTGGGTGCCAACACAACACTCTCTGGCTTTGGTCAAGAGAACATGGAAAAAGTCTACTCGGACACTGGCAC TGCCTCTAATGATCAATCGAAGACTGAGGAGTCAAGTGTCTCGAAGAAGCGCACTGCAAGCTTTTGGTTTGATGAGGATGGCCTGTTTAACAACGATGATGAAGGGAGGGCAGAAAGGCAGCAGTGCGCTATTGCAGCCTCCAATATTATCCGTAATTTCTCTTTTATGCCAGAAAATGAGACTATCATGGTTCAACATAGGCATTGCTTGGAGACTGTATTTCAGTGCTTAGAAGACCAGAATAGAG AAGATGACGAGCTCATAACAAACATGCTGGAGACCCTTGTCAATTTAGCACCTGTGTTGGACTTGAGAATCTTCAGCTCATCGAAGCCATCTTTCATTAAAATGAC TGAAAAAGGTGCAGTTCATGCCATAATGGGTATGCTTTCATCCTCAGTAAAGCCATGGCACTGTGCTGCTGCTGAATTGATTGGGCGTCTGATAATAAATCCAGACAATGAGTCATTTCTTCTTCCTGTCATTCCACAG ATATACAAACGGCTAGTTGACCTCTTGAGTGTGCCAGCATATGATGCACAAGCTGCTGCTGTTAGCGCACTCTACAATGTAGCCGAAGTGAATATGGATTGCAGGCTAAAGCTTGCCAGTGAGAGATG GGCTGTTGACAGACTCCTGAAGACTGTGAAGATGCCGCATCCTGTGCCTGAGGTCTGCAGGAAGACGTCGATGATACTGGAGAGCCTCGTTTCCGAGCCTCAAAACAGGATGCACCTCCTTGTACACGAGAACACCTTTGCTGAGATCCTGATGACAGAAGGGAAATACTCCGACACCTTTGCTCGGATCCTGTATGAACTGACTGCAAGGCCGAGCAACAAGGTGACATCGGGCCATGCAATCTGGGGAAACATAAACTGA
- the LOC120706954 gene encoding DNA mismatch repair protein PMS1-like: MAGGGGGGWRGDSSPAIKPISKAVVHRICSGQVIFNLSSAVKELVENSLDAGATSVEVSLKAYGEEWFKVADNGFGISPANFQALALKHHTSKISDFSDLGSVVTFGFRGEALSSLCALGKLTVETRTKDEPVGTHLEFEHSGVVANQTKIARQVGTTVTVEKLFSTLPVRSKEFSRNIRKEYGKVISLLNAYALIAKGVRLLCTNTVGKNSKMVVLRTQGSSSMKDNIITIFGLNTFKCLEPFSVTISDGCQVEGYLSKPGPGTGRNSGDRQFFYVNGRPIDMPKITKLVNELYRSSNAKQYPVAILDFRIPTTSYDVNVAPDKRKIFFSSESMILRSLREAVENMYSPQQCSFLINHVEEPEKEEDTTDGHNEDTNLIAADNVSSPDNSDDNEETDIEDQISPENQKEPSSATKVAIEATSRDLSPLSRGTAAQADRSVWLPSFSYEQPKRLPKEGKDYASGTNHFRTGLAAKSTQSPTVQSSIMNFVSLNKRKHEDDCNLISEAPVLRRGTCIEQVRETSLEANFVSPNKQNNIDDCSLISEAPVLRRGTCLEQVRRTSLEGNFASSNKQKHEDKCSIISETPVLRRKACSEQVGRTVEANSPAALRSCTSNISEFNLPLETNSLKHHSPQSFVSVRADVSPQHSKPPNTVTHGAQVSSPCDVHTTEPDVDVQHDRCLPISGAPNKYSEVEHQNTMSDSPSLDAHDYDAGDAVCSASVQYPSMQFTVAELRRRRKNGFRISHANKANSLEKATRCYKAATLDIYVPSGDEAKSNSLAAATNELDRLFSKDDFGEMEVVGQFNLGFIIGKLNQDLFIVDQHAADEKYNFEGLSQSTTLNIQPLLQPLRLDLSPEEEVVVSMNMSTFQKKWFVLEEDLHASPGNHYLLKAVPFSKNITFGVQDVKELISMLADSQGDCSIISSYKLDKSDSVCPSRVRAMLASRACRMSTMIGDPLTKVEMRKILKNLTGLRSPWNCPHGRPTMRHLADLHAIRNKDSAGVDVAL; the protein is encoded by the exons ATGgctggaggagggggaggaggctgGCGCGGCGATTCCTCGCCGGCGATCAAGCCCATAAGCAAGGCCGTGGTGCACCGCATCTGCTCCGGCCAGGTCATCTTCAACCTCTCCTCCGCCGTGAAGGAGCTCGTCGAGAACAGCCTCGACGCCGGCGCCACGTCCGTCGAGGTCAGCCTCAAGGCCTACGGCGAGGAGTGGTTCAAGGTCGCCGACAACGGCTTCGGCATCTCGCCCGCCAACTTCCAG GCGCTTGCACTTAAGCACCACACTTCCAAGATATCGGATTTCTCCGACCTTGGATCCGTGGTCACATTCGGATTCCGGGGTGAAGCGCTGAGCTCGCTCTGCGCGCTGGGGAAACTGACGGTTGAGACGAGGACCAAGGATGAGCCCGTCGGGACGCATTTGGAGTTTGAGCACTCCGGCGTGGTGGCCAACCAGACGAAAATCGCACGGCAGGTTGGAACCACGGTGACAGTCGAGAAGTTGTTCTCCACCTTGCCGGTCCGGAGCAAGGAGTTTAGCAGGAACATTCGGAAAGAGTATGGGAAAGTGATCTCCCTGTTGAAT GCTTACGCCTTGATTGCCAAAGGGGTCAGATTGCTTTGCACTAATACCGTCGGAAAAAATTCTAAAATGGTGGTGCTTAGGACTCAAGGAAGCAGTTCAATGAAAGACAATATCATTACCATATTTGGTCTGAACACTTTCAAGTGTCTTGAGCCCTTTAGTGTTACCATCTCAGATGGCTGCCAAGTAGAAGGCTATCTCTCAAAACCTGGACCTGGTACCGGTCGCAATTCAGGAGATAGACAATTCTTCTATGTCAATGGCAGACCTATCGATATGCCAAAGATCACTAAACTTGTCAATGAGCTATACAGAAGCTCAAATGCAAAGCAATATCCTGTGGCTATCCTGGATTTCCGTATTCCAACTACATCCTATGATGTGAATGTAGCACCTGACAAGAGAAAAATTTTCTTCTCCTCTGAGAGTATGATTCTGCGATCATTACGGGAAGCTGTTGAAAATATGTACTCCCCTCAACAATGCAGTTTCTTGATCAATCATGTTGAAGAACCTGAAAAGGAAGAGGATACTACTGATGGCCATAATGAAGACACAAATTTGATAGCAGCAGACAATGTTTCATCTCCTGACAATAGTGATGACAATGAAGAAACAGACATTGAGGATCAGATTTCACCAGAGAACCAGAAAGAGCCTTCTTCAGCGACAAAGGTAGCAATTGAAGCCACATCTAGAGATTTGAGCCCCCTGTCTAGAGGCACAGCTGCCCAGGCTGATAGATCTGTTTGGCTTCCATCCTTCTCATATGAACAACCAAAAAGATTGCCTAAAGAAGGAAAAGATTATGCATCAGGAACAAATCATTTTAGAACTGGTCTTGCTGCAAAATCTACCCAATCACCTACTGTTCAATCTTCTATTATGAACTTTGTATCACTAAACAAGCGCAAGCATGAAGATGATTGCAATCTTATTTCGGAAGCTCCAGTGCTGAGGAGAGGGACATGCATAGAACAAGTGAGGGAAACAAGTTTAGAAGCCAACTTTGTATCACCAAACAAGCAGAACAACATAGATGATTGCAGTCTTATTTCTGAAGCTCCGGTGCTGAGAAGAGGTACTTGCTTAGAACAGGTGAGGAGAACAAGTTTAGAAGGAAACTTTGCTTCATCAAATAAGCAGAAGCACGAAGATAAATGCAGTATTATCTCTGAAACTCCAGTGTTGAGAAGAAAAGCATGCTCAGAACAAGTGGGGAGAACAGTAGAAGCAAATTCACCAGCTGCATTgagatcatgcacatctaaTATTTCTGAGTTCAATTTGCCTCTGGAAACAAACTCTTTAAAACATCATTCTCCACAATCATTTGTATCTGTGAGGGCAGATGTTTCACCACAGCATTCAAAACCGCCTAATACTGTGACCCATGGTGCACAAGTATCAAGTCCATGTGATGTTCACACTACAGAACCTGATGTG GATGTGCAGCATGATCGATGCCTTCCAATTTCTGGTGCTCCCAATAAATATTCAGAAGTTGAACATCAGAATACAATGAGCGATAGTCCTTCGCTTGATGCTCATGATTATGATGCAGGCGATGCAGTATGTTCTGCATCTGTACAATATCCCAGTATGCAATTTACTGTTGCTGAGCttaggagaagaagaaagaatggtTTTAGGATATCACATGCAAATAAAGCAAATAGTCTTGAGAAAGCTACAAG GTGCTATAAAGCCGCAACACTGGATATTTATGTACCCTCAGGTGACGAGGCAAAATCTAATTCATTAGCTGCAGCCACCAATGAATTGGACAGGCTTTTCAGTAAAGATGATTTTGGAGAAATGGAG GTTGTTGGGCAATTTAATCTTGGTTTTATCATTGGAAAGCTTAACCAGGATCTGTTTATTGTAGATCAG caTGCTGCTGATGAGAAGTACAACTTTGAGGGCCTATCACAATCGACAACTTTGAACATACAGCCTCTTCTCCA GCCACTGAGGCTTGATCTATCACCAGAGGAAGAAGTAGTTGTTTCTATGAACATGAGCACT TTTCAGAAAAAATGGTTTGTCTTGGAAGAAGATTTGCATGCTTCTCCTGGTAACCATTATCTTTTGAAGGCTGTGCCTTTCAGCAAAAATATTACATTTGGTGTTCAAG ATGTAAAGGAGTTGATCTCCATGCTTGCTGATAGTCAAGGAGATTGTTCAATAATCAGTAGCTACAAGCTCGATAAAAGTGATTCTGTTTGCCCATCGAGGGTTCGTGCTATGTTGGCTTCGAGGGCTTGCCGAATGTCTACTATGATCGGCGATCCACTAACAAAAGTCGAGATGAGAAAG ATACTTAAAAACCTAACAGGATTAAGGTCCCCTTGGAATTGTCCACATGGGAGGCCAACAATGCGTCACCTGGCTGATCTGCATGCTATAAGAAACAAAG ATTCTGCAGGAGTAGATGTGGCGTTGTGA